The sequence AGTTGCTGCTGGCGTTGAGGAGGCCCGGTTCAGCTTGGCTTGGGAGAATGTTTCGGCTTGTCTTATGTGGGTGCTGCTGACTGGGATCAGAGGTCAGATTGTAGCTGCTGGGTTCATGGAGACACGAGTTGCggcctttatttattttttgtgtgagtgtttgcGTGGGAAACCCCAACCTCTCTTTCTTGGGCTGTACCTGAGGACTGGGGCTGGAGATGGTTGGGGTTTTTGGGTAATGAGGACTTGTGGTAGTGGGGCTACAAAAAGACTGTGGGGCATTATTGTTGTGGTAACTGTCAGGGAAAAACTGTGTGCTAGAGAAGTCTTCATGAGATGATGAGCTGCATTCCACAGAGCTCCATCTTCCCAGGGTCACGTCGCCAGACATGGAGTCCAGTGGAGAGCACTGCAACTGGGACAGAGTTGGATCCAGAGGTTCCCAGTCTTCCTGACCTGGAGCAGATGTGTCTCCCTGCACATACATGCCACTGGTAATGAGTGTGTGATTGTTGTAGGACAGTGCTTGTGTGTTCTCCAGCTCGTCTCTGTGGTGAGTCACCCCAGTCCTAaactggttctggttctggagATGGAGCTCCAGTGGGGCTGTGGTCTGGATCTGGTTCAGATCAGAGACAAACGAATTATAGTGCTGTGATCATAGTCAGTCAGAAAAATTGGAAAGAGTAGATGACCTTTTTACCTGGAAGGAGCAGGAGTTGAGAAGGCACGAAATTTCAGTCGATAGTTCAGACCTGCACCAATCTGAATCATCTAAACCAGGGTTGTGATTCTGGTTGGACAGGTGATTCTGGGGTAGGGAGACAAGGTGAGGGGAGGTCACCTGGACCTGGGGTAGAAAGTGGGATAGGCTAATATGGGCTTGTGTGACCTGAGGGGAGGTTAACTCTGTCTGGGGCACAAGATGAGGGCTGGATACATGAGGATGAGAAAGGTAAGGGGAGTTGATATGATGAGGAAGGATGTGAGGGGATGTCACCTGGGGATGGGCATGAGGAGATGTCACCTGGGGATGTGGAAGGTCGTGAGGAGACATCACCTGAGAATGAGGATGAGGGGATGTCACCTGGGGATGTGGAAGGTGGTGAGGAGACATCACCTGAGAATGAGGATGAGGGGATGTCACCTGGGGATGGGCATGAGGAGATGTCACCTGGGGATGTGGAAGGTGGTGAGGAGACATCACCTGAGAATGAGGATGAGGGGATGTCACCTGGGGATGTGGAAGGTGGTGAGGAGACATCACCTGAGAATGAGGATGAGGGGATGTCACCTGTTGATGGGCATGAGGAGATGTCACCTGGGGATGTGGAAGGTGGTGAGGAGACATCACCTGAGAATGAGGATGAGGGGATGTCACCTGTTGATGGGCATGAGGAGATGTCACCTGGGCATGGGGAGGGTGGTGAGGGGACGTCACCTGGGATTGTAGTACATAGTGAGGCGAGGTTATTTGTGGCTGATGTAGGAGGTGATGGGTCTGATGTGCAACATAAGGGGAGGTTCCCTCTGGATGAGGTAAGTGAGGGGAAGTTACCTGGGGCTCAGGGAAATGATTGAAGGTTACCTGGGAATGCAGGTGATGTGGGGATGTAAGCTGAGGAGAAGGGAGGTGAGACAACGTTATCTGGGGCTCAGGGAGGTGAGGGGAGGTTACTGGGGGCTCAGTGAAATGATTGAAGGTTATCTGGGAATGCAGGTGGTGCGGCGACGTAAGCTGAGGAGAAGGGAGGTGAGGCGAAGCTACTTGGGCCTCAGGAAGGTGAGGGGAAGTTACCTGGGGAGGAGGAAGTGAATAATTTTAAGagtaaaccaaaaaaaaacaatgtttgtaAAAAGCAAATAAGTGCAATAAAAAATCCactacattaaaacaaaacaagtacaGGAAGTTCTGATTAGATAAGGTTGTCGGTGAGTCAGCACATTAAGTAACTGCATAAGAAGCAAACTAGTCTGAAAGTGAATAAAAGTATAACAATTGTTTGcacaaacaaatgtgtgtgtgttaagtacacatgtttttgtgcataaaCAAGTATATTAATAAGCAAATACAGAAGTGCAACTATATAAATGTAGAGATCATTAACACAAGTCTCATAACAGCACGTGAACAAGAACCTTGTGTGGGTGGTTTCCGTGGCTGAACGAcgagggggaggagaggggaggcaGCGAAGAGATAAAAGCTGGCGATTCGGGCACAGAGGAGTGATGGATgatgggaggagaggatgaggaaaATGACCACAAGTCAGACATGTtgtcatgcaaacacacagctgttaatactgagtgtgtgtgtgtt is a genomic window of Mastacembelus armatus chromosome 2, fMasArm1.2, whole genome shotgun sequence containing:
- the LOC113127149 gene encoding uncharacterized protein LOC113127149 isoform X3, with translation MSDLWSFSSSSPPIIHHSSVPESPAFISSLPPLSSPSSFSHGNHPHKVTSPHLPEAQVASPHLPSPQLTSPHHLHSQITFNHFTEPPVTSPHLPEPQITLSHLPSPQLTSPHHLHSQVTFNHFPEPQVTSPHLPHPEGTSPYVAHQTHHLLHQPQITSPHYVLQSQVTSPHHPPHAQVTSPHAHQQVTSPHPHSQVMSPHHLPHPQVTSPHAHQQVTSPHPHSQVMSPHHLPHPQVTSPHAHPQVTSPHPHSQVMSPHHLPHPQVTSPHPHSQVMSPHDLPHPQVTSPHAHPQVTSPHILPHHINSPYLSHPHVSSPHLVPQTELTSPQVTQAHISLSHFLPQVQVTSPHLVSLPQNHLSNQNHNPGLDDSDWCRSELSTEISCLLNSCSFQIQTTAPLELHLQNQNQFRTGVTHHRDELENTQALSYNNHTLITSGMYVQGDTSAPGQEDWEPLDPTLSQLQCSPLDSMSGDVTLGRWSSVECSSSSHEDFSSTQFFPDSYHNNNAPQSFCSPTTTSPHYPKTPTISSPSPQVQPKKERLGFPTQTLTQKINKGRNSCLHEPSSYNLTSDPSQQHPHKTSRNILPSQAEPGLLNASSNSKNCFSPHEGGQDVSSAAQSPDVPAGLKWREECGGGGRRRGGGRERRGGKGRGGDAQPDWTWVKQPQDDNSAEILSCRLLCMVCKRDFRSLPALNGHMRSHSGFRTSTGLKKGEDPSVSMVMPVSVPVQSRGVSKACRSGQRVSGRVPPATRDAVLYRSLMHLGEEQEVFKGNGVVDKDGGSGDGANGHYTPPPMLCPLRVGPGLYCSLTTTRQQQVQTVQLHNMETLTKGINKPQINEGQGFQAEIPPLLDHKHAQSDSHNALLLWTPLEELEHPANQKRVEALMTMAHSSVMPGGVASPEYTLNVLSQSRGDFLLAVEKLLSTPEVANHTGQHNPPHLSWSAAERRLLVKSLQHHQKDFSSIQRAVQTKSLAQCVEFYYLWKRKLNLTVNVQAGLTITLPNTSGQRSTRSNNAP
- the LOC113127149 gene encoding uncharacterized protein LOC113127149 isoform X2, with translation MSDLWSFSSSSPPIIHHSSVPESPAFISSLPPLSSPSSFSHGNHPHKVTSPHLPEAQVASPHLPSPQLTSPHHLHSQITFNHFTEPPVTSPHLPEPQITLSHLPSPQLTSPHHLHSQVTFNHFPEPQVTSPHLPHPEGTSPYVAHQTHHLLHQPQITSPHYVLQSQVTSPHHPPHAQVTSPHAHQQVTSPHPHSQVMSPHHLPHPQVTSPHAHQQVTSPHPHSQVMSPHHLPHPQVTSPHPHSQVMSPHHLPHPQVTSPHAHPQVTSPHPHSQVMSPHHLPHPQVTSPHPHSQVMSPHDLPHPQVTSPHAHPQVTSPHILPHHINSPYLSHPHVSSPHLVPQTELTSPQVTQAHISLSHFLPQVQVTSPHLVSLPQNHLSNQNHNPGLDDSDWCRSELSTEISCLLNSCSFQIQTTAPLELHLQNQNQFRTGVTHHRDELENTQALSYNNHTLITSGMYVQGDTSAPGQEDWEPLDPTLSQLQCSPLDSMSGDVTLGRWSSVECSSSSHEDFSSTQFFPDSYHNNNAPQSFCSPTTTSPHYPKTPTISSPSPQVQPKKERLGFPTQTLTQKINKGRNSCLHEPSSYNLTSDPSQQHPHKTSRNILPSQAEPGLLNASSNSKNCFSPHEGGQDVSSAAQSPDVPAGLKWREECGGGGRRRGGGRERRGGKGRGGDAQPDWTWVKQPQDDNSAEILSCRLLCMVCKRDFRSLPALNGHMRSHSGFRTSTGLKKGEDPSVSMVMPVSVPVQSRGVSKACRSGQRVSGRVPPATRDAVLYRSLMHLGEEQEVFKGNGVVDKDGGSGDGANGHYTPPPMLCPLRVGPGLYCSLTTTRQQQVQTVQLHNMETLTKGINKPQINEGQGFQAEIPPLLDHKHAQSDSHNALLLWTPLEELEHPANQKRVEALMTMAHSSVMPGGVASPEYTLNVLSQSRGDFLLAVEKLLSTPEVANHTGWSAAERRLLVKSLQHHQKDFSSIQRAVQTKSLAQCVEFYYLWKRKLNLTVNVQAGLTITLPNTSGQRSTRSNNAP
- the LOC113127149 gene encoding uncharacterized protein LOC113127149 isoform X4; its protein translation is MSDLWSFSSSSPPIIHHSSVPESPAFISSLPPLSSPSSFSHGNHPHKVTSPHLPEAQVASPHLPSPQLTSPHHLHSQITFNHFTEPPVTSPHLPEPQITLSHLPSPQLTSPHHLHSQVTFNHFPEPQVTSPHLPHPEGTSPYVAHQTHHLLHQPQITSPHYVLQSQVTSPHHPPHAQVTSPHAHQQVTSPHPHSQVMSPHHLPHPQVTSPHAHQQVTSPHPHSQVMSPHHLPHPQVTSPHPHSQVMSPHHLPHPQVTSPHAHPQVTSPHILPHHINSPYLSHPHVSSPHLVPQTELTSPQVTQAHISLSHFLPQVQVTSPHLVSLPQNHLSNQNHNPGLDDSDWCRSELSTEISCLLNSCSFQIQTTAPLELHLQNQNQFRTGVTHHRDELENTQALSYNNHTLITSGMYVQGDTSAPGQEDWEPLDPTLSQLQCSPLDSMSGDVTLGRWSSVECSSSSHEDFSSTQFFPDSYHNNNAPQSFCSPTTTSPHYPKTPTISSPSPQVQPKKERLGFPTQTLTQKINKGRNSCLHEPSSYNLTSDPSQQHPHKTSRNILPSQAEPGLLNASSNSKNCFSPHEGGQDVSSAAQSPDVPAGLKWREECGGGGRRRGGGRERRGGKGRGGDAQPDWTWVKQPQDDNSAEILSCRLLCMVCKRDFRSLPALNGHMRSHSGFRTSTGLKKGEDPSVSMVMPVSVPVQSRGVSKACRSGQRVSGRVPPATRDAVLYRSLMHLGEEQEVFKGNGVVDKDGGSGDGANGHYTPPPMLCPLRVGPGLYCSLTTTRQQQVQTVQLHNMETLTKGINKPQINEGQGFQAEIPPLLDHKHAQSDSHNALLLWTPLEELEHPANQKRVEALMTMAHSSVMPGGVASPEYTLNVLSQSRGDFLLAVEKLLSTPEVANHTGQHNPPHLSWSAAERRLLVKSLQHHQKDFSSIQRAVQTKSLAQCVEFYYLWKRKLNLTVNVQAGLTITLPNTSGQRSTRSNNAP
- the LOC113127149 gene encoding uncharacterized protein LOC113127149 isoform X5, which gives rise to MSDLWSFSSSSPPIIHHSSVPESPAFISSLPPLSSPSSFSHGNHPHKVTSPHLPEAQVASPHLPSPQLTSPHHLHSQITFNHFTEPPVTSPHLPEPQITLSHLPSPQLTSPHHLHSQVTSPHHPPHAQVTSPHAHQQVTSPHPHSQVMSPHHLPHPQVTSPHAHQQVTSPHPHSQVMSPHHLPHPQVTSPHPHSQVMSPHHLPHPQVTSPHAHPQVTSPHPHSQVMSPHHLPHPQVTSPHPHSQVMSPHDLPHPQVTSPHAHPQVTSPHILPHHINSPYLSHPHVSSPHLVPQTELTSPQVTQAHISLSHFLPQVQVTSPHLVSLPQNHLSNQNHNPGLDDSDWCRSELSTEISCLLNSCSFQIQTTAPLELHLQNQNQFRTGVTHHRDELENTQALSYNNHTLITSGMYVQGDTSAPGQEDWEPLDPTLSQLQCSPLDSMSGDVTLGRWSSVECSSSSHEDFSSTQFFPDSYHNNNAPQSFCSPTTTSPHYPKTPTISSPSPQVQPKKERLGFPTQTLTQKINKGRNSCLHEPSSYNLTSDPSQQHPHKTSRNILPSQAEPGLLNASSNSKNCFSPHEGGQDVSSAAQSPDVPAGLKWREECGGGGRRRGGGRERRGGKGRGGDAQPDWTWVKQPQDDNSAEILSCRLLCMVCKRDFRSLPALNGHMRSHSGFRTSTGLKKGEDPSVSMVMPVSVPVQSRGVSKACRSGQRVSGRVPPATRDAVLYRSLMHLGEEQEVFKGNGVVDKDGGSGDGANGHYTPPPMLCPLRVGPGLYCSLTTTRQQQVQTVQLHNMETLTKGINKPQINEGQGFQAEIPPLLDHKHAQSDSHNALLLWTPLEELEHPANQKRVEALMTMAHSSVMPGGVASPEYTLNVLSQSRGDFLLAVEKLLSTPEVANHTGQHNPPHLSWSAAERRLLVKSLQHHQKDFSSIQRAVQTKSLAQCVEFYYLWKRKLNLTVNVQAGLTITLPNTSGQRSTRSNNAP
- the LOC113127149 gene encoding uncharacterized protein LOC113127149 isoform X6, which codes for MSDLWSFSSSSPPIIHHSSVPESPAFISSLPPLSSPSSFSHGNHPHKVTSPHLPEAQVASPHLPSPQLTSPHHLHSQITFNHFTEPPVTSPHLPEPQITLSHLPSPQLTSPHHLHSQVTFNHFPEPQVTSPHLPHPEGTSPYVAHQTHHLLHQPQITSPHYVLQSQVTSPHHPPHAQVTSPHAHQQVTSPHPHSQVMSPHHLPHPQVTSPHPHSQVMSPHHLPHPQVTSPHPHSQVMSPHDLPHPQVTSPHAHPQVTSPHILPHHINSPYLSHPHVSSPHLVPQTELTSPQVTQAHISLSHFLPQVQVTSPHLVSLPQNHLSNQNHNPGLDDSDWCRSELSTEISCLLNSCSFQIQTTAPLELHLQNQNQFRTGVTHHRDELENTQALSYNNHTLITSGMYVQGDTSAPGQEDWEPLDPTLSQLQCSPLDSMSGDVTLGRWSSVECSSSSHEDFSSTQFFPDSYHNNNAPQSFCSPTTTSPHYPKTPTISSPSPQVQPKKERLGFPTQTLTQKINKGRNSCLHEPSSYNLTSDPSQQHPHKTSRNILPSQAEPGLLNASSNSKNCFSPHEGGQDVSSAAQSPDVPAGLKWREECGGGGRRRGGGRERRGGKGRGGDAQPDWTWVKQPQDDNSAEILSCRLLCMVCKRDFRSLPALNGHMRSHSGFRTSTGLKKGEDPSVSMVMPVSVPVQSRGVSKACRSGQRVSGRVPPATRDAVLYRSLMHLGEEQEVFKGNGVVDKDGGSGDGANGHYTPPPMLCPLRVGPGLYCSLTTTRQQQVQTVQLHNMETLTKGINKPQINEGQGFQAEIPPLLDHKHAQSDSHNALLLWTPLEELEHPANQKRVEALMTMAHSSVMPGGVASPEYTLNVLSQSRGDFLLAVEKLLSTPEVANHTGQHNPPHLSWSAAERRLLVKSLQHHQKDFSSIQRAVQTKSLAQCVEFYYLWKRKLNLTVNVQAGLTITLPNTSGQRSTRSNNAP
- the LOC113127149 gene encoding uncharacterized protein LOC113127149 isoform X1 produces the protein MSDLWSFSSSSPPIIHHSSVPESPAFISSLPPLSSPSSFSHGNHPHKVTSPHLPEAQVASPHLPSPQLTSPHHLHSQITFNHFTEPPVTSPHLPEPQITLSHLPSPQLTSPHHLHSQVTFNHFPEPQVTSPHLPHPEGTSPYVAHQTHHLLHQPQITSPHYVLQSQVTSPHHPPHAQVTSPHAHQQVTSPHPHSQVMSPHHLPHPQVTSPHAHQQVTSPHPHSQVMSPHHLPHPQVTSPHPHSQVMSPHHLPHPQVTSPHAHPQVTSPHPHSQVMSPHHLPHPQVTSPHPHSQVMSPHDLPHPQVTSPHAHPQVTSPHILPHHINSPYLSHPHVSSPHLVPQTELTSPQVTQAHISLSHFLPQVQVTSPHLVSLPQNHLSNQNHNPGLDDSDWCRSELSTEISCLLNSCSFQIQTTAPLELHLQNQNQFRTGVTHHRDELENTQALSYNNHTLITSGMYVQGDTSAPGQEDWEPLDPTLSQLQCSPLDSMSGDVTLGRWSSVECSSSSHEDFSSTQFFPDSYHNNNAPQSFCSPTTTSPHYPKTPTISSPSPQVQPKKERLGFPTQTLTQKINKGRNSCLHEPSSYNLTSDPSQQHPHKTSRNILPSQAEPGLLNASSNSKNCFSPHEGGQDVSSAAQSPDVPAGLKWREECGGGGRRRGGGRERRGGKGRGGDAQPDWTWVKQPQDDNSAEILSCRLLCMVCKRDFRSLPALNGHMRSHSGFRTSTGLKKGEDPSVSMVMPVSVPVQSRGVSKACRSGQRVSGRVPPATRDAVLYRSLMHLGEEQEVFKGNGVVDKDGGSGDGANGHYTPPPMLCPLRVGPGLYCSLTTTRQQQVQTVQLHNMETLTKGINKPQINEGQGFQAEIPPLLDHKHAQSDSHNALLLWTPLEELEHPANQKRVEALMTMAHSSVMPGGVASPEYTLNVLSQSRGDFLLAVEKLLSTPEVANHTGQHNPPHLSWSAAERRLLVKSLQHHQKDFSSIQRAVQTKSLAQCVEFYYLWKRKLNLTVNVQAGLTITLPNTSGQRSTRSNNAP